The genomic window TGCGGCGCAGGCTCGACAGGCTCGATCTGGTGGCCGTGATGAAAACGAGGGAGTGATCCGATGCCGACGAAGCCGCGCACCATCCTGGTCCTTGCCATCGGCGCCGCGCTGCTGGGCGGGCTGATCCATGTCGGGTTCCGCAGCGACCCGGTGCCGGTCGATCTGCACCGGGTGGCGCGCGGACCGATGCAGGTGACCGTCGATGTCGAGGGCCGCACCCGCATCCGCGACATCTACGAGATCGCGGCTCCGATTTCCGGCGTTGCCCGCCGGTCGCCGGTCGCGGTCGGTGACCCGGTGATCCGCGGCCAGACCGTGGTGGCGGTGGTCGAGCCCATCGCCCCCGGCCTGCTGGACGCCCGCAGCCGTATGCAGGCCGATGCCGCCATCAAGGAGGCCGAGGCGGCCCTGCAGGTGGCCGAGACCGACCTGACCCGGCTGGAGCAGGAACGCACCCACCGTCAGACGCAGTTCGAGCGCACCCGCACCCTGGTCACGCGCGGCGTCAGCAGCCTGACCCAGCTTGAAGACGCCGCGCAGGATCTGGCGATTGCCGAAACCGCAGTCGAGAATGCGCGTGCCCGCGTCGGCATGGCGCACGGCGCGCTGGCCCGGGCGGCGGCGGCGGTGATCGAACCCGACGGCGGCCCGCTGGCCGGACCCGCCGCCTGCTGCGTGACGCTGACGGCGCCGGTGGACGGCGTGGTGCTGGCGGTCGACACGATCAGCGCCCGCCCGGTCGCTGCCGGGGCGCGGCTGGCCACGGTCGGAGATCCGGCCGATCTGGTGATCGTGGCGGACCTGCTGTCGTCCGATGCCGTCCGCCTGCCTGCCCGTGCCGGGGCGGTGGTGGAACGCTGGGGCGGCGAGCCCGCGCTGAGCGCGCTGCTGCACCATGTCGAGCCGACCGCCCGCACCCATGTCTCGGCCCTGGGGATCGAGGAGCAGCGGGTGGATGCGCTGTTCGACATGACCTCGCCGCCGCAGGACCGGCCGGGGCTGGGCGACGGATTTTCGGTGTTCCTGCGCATCATCGAATGGCAGGGCGACCATGTGCTTCAGGTGCCGCTTTCGGCCACGTTCCGCGATGGCGGGGCGTGGTCGGTGTTCGTGGTGGCCGAGGGCCGGGCCTGGCTGCGCCCCGTGACCCTCGGGCGGCGCAACGCCCGCTTTGCCGCGGTGACCGGCGGGCTGACCGAAGGCGATCTGGTCGTGACGCATCCCGGCGACGCGCTTGCGGATGGTGTCCGCGTGGCCGAACGCGACGCCGGCTAGGGCGGCCAGGGCGCCCGACCGCGATGCTCAGCCCTTCAGCCGGTCGTGCATCCTCGCCGCCATGTCCCGATTCATCGCGACCAGTTTTCCGGTTCTGGCCGCATACTGATCAAGGGCGCGCAGCAGGTATTGGGCCTGGATCTGCCAGACCTGTGCCGGCGATCGGCAATGCAGAAGGGCCTGCCCGGCCGCTGTGTCCTCGCGGATGCGGTCGGCGGCAAAGCTGGTGATTTCGCAGCCGATCTGCGTCAGGCCGTCAAGCCATTCGGCGTTCATCTCTCCGATCGGCGCCATGAACTTCAGCGAGAGTGCATGGTCGGGGGCCGGGATGGCGGTCCGGCGTGAAGCTGCCTCGTCAAGCATCGGTTTTCTCCTTGTTGGCGGATACGGCTTTTCTCCTGATCGCGGACGGGTGCGGGCGCAGTCTAGCCCGTGCGCCACCCGAAAGGGTTGATCAGGATCAAACGGCGCACGTCAGGGCAGAGTGGTCCGCACGGCCATGCGCGCCATCTGCATCAGGGCGGCAAGCCTTGCGGCACATTTGCCTGCGATACTGAATGCATTGGCGCGGGCGCGGACCGGGCGTAAGCTTGGGCCTGGCAAGGGCCGGTCGGGCCGTTGGGTTCGGCCAGGCGGATCGGGGGGGCGAGATGCGGAGAATATCAGGATTGGTCGTGGCGGCGGGGCTGCTGGCAGGGCAGACCGCGGCACAGGATGCCGACAAGGGGCGGGATCTGTATCTGCGGCATTGTGCAAGCTGCCATGGCGAGGCGGGGCAGGGCAACGGCCCGATGGCACCGACGCTGACGCTTCAACCCCCCGACCTGACCGCGCTGACCGAGCGGAACAACGGGGTCTTCCCGACGGTGCGGGTGGTGATGCGGATCGACGGGCGCGAACCGCTGGTGGCGCACGGCAGCCCGATGCCGGTCTATGGCCCGTTCTTCGAAGGCATCTTTGCGGCGATGAAGGCCCCCGACGGAATGCCGATCATCACCAGCCAGCCGGTCGTCGATCTGGTCGCCTGGCTGGAAAGCGTGCAGAAGTGACCCCCCGGCCGGGCTGACCACCCGGGCCGGGCCCCCTGACCGAACGCGCCGCGGCTCCTGCCCGCCGGGCCGGTCCGGCAGCCCGCCGGGCCGGGACGCCTTCGGGCAATCAGTCCAGGGCGTCGGTGGTGACGACCGCGCCGGGCAGGACTGCGGCAAGCGCGGCCCGGGCGGCGGCGGCGGTGGCCTCGGGGGTGCGGCTGGCGTCGATCTGCGTCCAGTCGGGCGCGGCGGGTTGCCCTGCCAGTTGTGCGCGCACCACCGGGGCATCGGCGTCGGACGCATCGCCCTGGCGCGCCCCGACCCGCGCCAGCAGCGTGGCCTCGGGTGCCGCCAGCCACAGGCCATGAAACGGCAGGCCGAGGGACTGCGCAAGGCTGCGGGCCGCCGCGCGCTGTTCGGGGTCAAGGAAGGTGGCATCCAGCACCACGCTCTGCCGCGCCGACAGGATCGTGCGGGCGCGCGCCAGCATCGCCGCATAGACCGCCGCGCGGGCCCCGGGGTCATACTGCGGCGCTGCATCCCCGGCCTTGCGCAGGGTATCGCTGCGCAGGTGGACAGCCCCGGGGCAGGCGCCGGCCAGCGGGGCGACCCCGCGTGCCAGCACGGTCTTGCCGGTGCCCGACACCCCGCCGATGGCAATCAGGCAGGGCCGGGCAGGCGCCAGGGCGGCGACAGCCTCGGCCAGATAGCGGCGGGCCTCGGGCGTGCCGGTGCCTGCGGCTTGGGTGGCGCGGTCGGTCTGCAGCGTCACCATCGCCCGGATCGCCGCCCGCACCGCCAGAAACAGCGGCAGGGTGACAAGCCCCGCATCCTGCCTGCCCCCCGCGTGCAGCAGCCAGGCCGACAGCACCCCGTTGGCCTGCGCACGCAGGTCGCGGTGCCACAGGTCCATCACGAGAAACGCCAGATCATACAGCACGTCGCAGGTGCCCAGCGTTTCGTCGAACTCCAGCGCATCGAACAGCACGGGCTGGCCGTCCAGCAGCACGATGTTGCGCAGGTGCAGATCGCCATGCACCCGTCGCACGTCACCGGCGCCGGTGCGGGCGCGCAGCGTCGGGCGCAGCGTCTCCAGCGACCCGCGCGCCGCGTCGAGGAAGGCCGCAATCGCCCCTTCCCCCACCTCCGCCCCGAAACCGGCGAACACCCGCGCCAGTTCGGCAAGAATGTCCTCGATCAACCGATCCCCCGGTAGGTCGCGCTTTGGTGCCTGCGCATGATAGGCGGCGATCACCCGGCCCAGGTCGGCCACGATGGCATCGGTCAGCCCGCCCCGTTCGGCAATCGCGGTCAACTCGCACTCGGCCGGAAAGCGGTGCATCCGCAACGCCCATTCGACCGCCTCGCCTTCGCCCGCAATGCCCAGCCGACCGCCCTTGTCGCGGGTGATCGCCACCACGTCGCGGTAGATCATCGGTGCCGCGTCGCGGTTCAGCGCCAGTTCGCGCCGCAGCATCGCCTCGCGCCGGGCCAGCGTGGAAAGGTCCATGTAATCATAGCGCACCGCCCGCTTGATCTTGATCGCATCGGTGCCACTCAGAAAGACATGCGCGCCATGGGTTTCGATGTGGCTGACCGGCGCGCCGCCCGGCCACGCGGCCGCCGACTGCAGAAAGGCGGTCACCTCGGACTGGGTGTCGGGGGCTTGGGGCTGCATGGCTGACGGCTCCGCTTGCTGGGGTGACGCAGCCCATTCTGGCCCCGGCGACCCCGGCGCGACATGGTCTTTTCGGCGCTGCGACGAAAAAACCCCGGCAAGGGGCTTTCGGGCCGCCGCGCCCCGTCAACCCTCCGCCCTGCCGGACCGGGTTTCTGCGGCGCCGATAGGGTGCTAGACTTGGCGCGACTGAGGGGTTAGAACGCTCTTCGTTAGCGCTAACATCATCCTGCGGGATGCAAGTGCGGAGAGAGAGCCATGGTTTCGCGCGTCATCCCGGTCGATCCCTTCGATCTGGTCATCTTCGGGGGCACCGGCGATCTTGCGCAGCGCAAGATCCTTCCCGGCCTCTACCGCCGTTACCGGGCCGGCCAGATGACCGACGACTGCACCATCATCGGCGCCGCGCGCAGCGAGCTTGACAGTGCGGCGTTCCGCGATCAGGTGCGCGCCTCGATCCACCAATACGTCAAGGCCGACAAGCACGATGATGCGCTGATCGCGGCCTTCCTCGACCGCATCCAGTATGTCGCCATCGACGCCACGGGCGAGGGTGGCTGGGCCACGCTGAAGGCCCTGCTGCGCGAGGGCATGGTGCATGTGTTCTATTTCTCGGTGGCCCCCAGCCTGTTCGGCGATCTGGCGGAACGGCTGCACGCGCATGGCATCGCGCATGGCGAAAGCCGGATCGTGGTGGAAAAGCCGTTCGGGCGCGACCTGGCCTCGGCGCGGGCGCTGAACGGCGTGCTGGCCCAGCATTTCCGCGAGGATCAGATCTACCGGATCGACCATTACCTCGGCAAGGAAACCGTGCAGAACCTGATGGCGGTGCGCTTTGCCAACATCCTGTTCGAGCCGCTGTGGAAATCGGAATACGTCGATCACGTCCAGATCACCGTGGCCGAAACCGTGGGGGTGGACGGGCGCGGCGCCTATTATGACAAGTCGGGCGCAATGCGCGACATGGTGCAGAACCACATGATGCAGCTTCTGTGCCTGATCGCGATGGAGCCGCCCTATCACTTCGACCCCAACGCGGTTCGCGACGAAAAGCTGAAGGTGATCCGGGCGCTGGACGCGGTGCGCCCAGAGGACATCGTGCGCGGCCAGTATCTCGCCGGGGGCGGGCAGGCGGGGTATATCGAGCACAGCGAAAACCCCTCCAGCCGGACCGAAAGCTACATCGCGCTGAAGCTGTCGATCTCCAACTGGCGCTGGAAGGGCACGCCCTTCTACCTGCGCACCGGCAAGCGCCTGCGGGCGCGCGAATCGGAAATCGTCATCACCTTCCGCGAGCCGCCGCATTCGATCTTCGACGATGCCGAAGGCTGGCGCGAAAACGTGCTGGTGATCCGGCTGCAACCCAACGAGGGCATGAACCTGAAGGTCATGATCAAGGAACCGGGGCCGGGCGGAATGCGGCTGGTGCAGGTGCCGCTCGACATGTCCTTCGCCGAGGCGCTGGGCGAGGACGGGGCCGACATCCCCGACGCTTACGAGCGGCTGATCATGGATGTGGTGCGCGGCAACCAGACGCTGTTCATGCGCGGCGACGAGGTCGAGGCCGCCTGGGCCTGGACAGACCCCGTCATCGCCGGATGGGAATCCCGCGGCGACCGGCCGCACACCTACGACCCCGGAACCTCGGGGCCGGAAGATGCGTTGATGCTGCTGCACCGTGACGGGCGGCGCTGGCGCGAGATCCGCGAATGACCTTTCTCGAATATCCCGACCGCGAACTGATGATGCTGGCGCTGGCCGATACCATCGCGGGCCAGCTTGGCGATTTTCTGCGCCGCGACGGCCGGGCGAGTTTCTGCGTGCCGGGCGGCACCACGCCGGGGCCGATCTTCGACACCCTGTCGGGAGTCGATCTCGACTGGGGCAATGTCGCGGTGTTCCTTGGCGACGAACGCTGGGTGCCCGAGGACAGCCCGCGATCGAATACCCGGATGCTGCGCGACCGCCTGCTGCGCGGCCATGCCCGGGCGGCGCAGCTCATCCCGCTGCGGACCGATGCCGCCACGCCCGAGGAAAGCCTTGACGCGCTGGCGCAGGGTCTGGCGCCCCATCTTCCGATCTCGGTGCTGCTGCTGGGCATGGGGGAAGACATGCACACCGCGAGCCTCTTTCCCGGCGCCGACCGGCTGGCCGAGGCGCTGGCGGGCAATGCCCCGACCCTGATGGCGATGCGCGCCGAAGGCGCGGGCGAGCCCCGCGTCACCCTGACCGCCCCGGTGCTGCGCGATGCGATGATCACCCACATCCTGATCACCGGGCCCGGCAAACGCGCGGCACTGGAACGCGCTCAGGGGTTGACGCCGCTCGACGCTCCGGTGAAAGCGGTGCTGGCAAACGCAACGGTGCATTGGGCGGAGTGACGGGCATGACGACGGTTTCAGGCGACGGCGATGCGGTCTGGGCGGCGCTGGCGGCGCGGCACGACGCGGTGAAGGAACGCCCGATCCTCGACCTGTTCGCCGACCCCGGCCGCGCACAGGCGTTTTCAGCGCGGCTGGATGACTTGCTGTTCGATTTTTCAAAGACGAACATCGACGCCGAAACCCTTGACCTGCTTGTGCAACTGGCAGAAGGCGCCGGGGTTGCAAGCCACCGCGAGGCGATGTTCGCCGGCGCGAAGATCAACCAGACCGAAGGCCGCTCGGTCCTCCACACCGCGCTGCGCAACCTTGACGCGTCGGTCGTGGTCGACGGCCAGGACGTGATGCCCGAGGTTCGCACCACCCACGCAAGGATGCAGACCTTCGCCGCCGATGTCCGCGAGGGCAGGGTGGTCGGGCAGGGCGGGGCGATCAGCGATGTCGTCAACATCGGCATCGGCGGCTCCGATCTTGGGCCGGCGATGGCCGTTACTGCGCTGGCACCCTACGGCGACGGGCCGCGCTGCCATTTCGTCTCGAATGTCGATGGCGCGCATGTCCATGACGTGTTGCGCGGGCTGAATCCGGAAACCACGCTGGTCCTCGTCGCCTCCAAGACCTTCACCACCATCGAGACCATGACCAATGCGGCGACCGCCCGGTCCTGGATGGCGGGCCGGGTGGGCGACCCCGCGGCCCAGTTCGCCGCCGTCTCGACCGCCGCCGACAAGACCGCCGCCTTCGGCATCCCGCCCGAACGGGTGTTCGGCTTCGGCGACTGGGTCGGCGGGCGCTATTCGGTCTGGGGGCCGGTCGGGCTGTCGCTGATGATCGCAATCGGGCCGGATGCGTTCGACGACTTCCTGCGCGGCGGGGCCGAGATCGACGCGCATTTCCGCAGCGCGCCGTTCGGGCAGAACCTGCCGGTGCTGCTGGCGCTGGTCGGCCTCTGGCACAACCAGATCTGCGGCCATGCCACCCGCGCCGTGCTGCCCTACGACCAGCGCCTGTCGCGCCTGCCCGCCTATCTGCAACAGCTTGAGATGGAATCGAACGGCAAGCGCGTCGGCATGGATGGCCGCGATCTTGCGCGGCATTCCGGCCCGGTGGTCTGGGGCGAGCCGGGCACCAACGGCCAGCACGCCTTCTATCAGCTGATCCACCAGGGCACCCGCCCCGTGCCCTGCGAGTTCCTGCTGGCGCGCGAGGGGCACGAGCCCGATCTTGCACACCAGCACCGCCTGCTGATCGCCAACTGTCTTGCGCAATCCGAGGCGCTGCTGCGCGGCCGCTCTCTGGCCGAGGCCACCGAACTGATGGCGGCCAGGGGCCTGAACGGGGCCGAGTGCGACCGGCAGGCGCGGCACCGCGTGTTCCCCGGCAACCGGCCGTCGACCACGCTGCTCTATCCGAAACTGACGCCCGCCGTGCTGGGCCGGATCATCGCGCTCTACGAACACCGGGTGTTCGTCGAGGGCGTTATCCTCGGGCTGAACTCCTTCGACCAGTGGGGGGTGGAACTGGGCAAGGAACTGGCGGTCGCGCTGTTGCCGATCCTCGAAGGCCAGGCATCCGCGGCGGGCAAGGACGGCTCGACGCAGATGCTGCTCGACTACCTGACCGCTTCCGCCTGATCCGACCTTTTCAGGACGGGCGCGCGGGACCGCAGGGCACCGCCGCCTGCCCCCGGCCTCGATGGCCGGGGGCAGGCGGGCTGCTTGCGGGTCAGGCGAGCGCCGCCACCACGATCACCTCGACCTTGTAGCCCGGCGCCGCCAGCTTCGCCTCGCCGGTGGCACGCGCCGGGGTGTGGCCGGGGGCGACCCAGGCATCCCAGACCGCGTTCATCTCGCCGAACGTCTTGATGTCCGCCAGCCAGATCTGCGCCGACAGGATGCGGGTCTTGTCGGTCCCCGCCTCCGCCAGCAGGCGCTCGACCTCGGCCAGGCAGGCGCGGGTCTGCTCGGTGACCGAGGTGTCGGGCGTGCCGACCTGGCCCGACAGATAGACGGTGCCGTTGTAAATCACGGCGTCGCTCATGCGGGCGCCGGTGCCGATGCGGGTGATCTGGGTCATGGGGAAACTCCTTCGGGATGCGATGCCCTGTCCTAGCGCCTTGACGGGGCAGGGGAAAGGGGGGCTCAGGCCAGCCCCGGCAAGGCACCGGCCAGCGCCTGCCACTCCGGCCCCGCCGCCGAAATCCGCACCACCGCCGCGCCCGCCGCGTCGAAGCCTTCGATGGCCGGCGACGGGCCGTTCCGGTCGGGGCGGTCCACCAGCCAGACCCCGGCCAGATGGTCGGTGCGCAGGTGCAGGTTGAACAGCGGGTCGAGCACGTTGATCCAGGGCCCGGTCGGCACGATGTTGGCCACCCGCCCCTCGAATATCTGGAGGCAGCCGGCATTGCCGCTGGCGATCTGCACCGTGATCCCGTCGGCGGCCACCGCACTCAGCACCTGCGTCACGGCCGCGGGGTCCAGCGGCCGCGCCAGTCCGGGCCCGGCAAGCCGGTAGGCCGCAGGGCGCGTCAGCCCCAGCCCGGCCAGCAGGGAGTCGAAGTCCTGCGCCGTGGCGTCCTTCCAGCCGTCGCGCAGCATCCGGGCAGCATCGGGGGCGGCCCCGGGCATCACGGCCACCGAAGCTTCGGCGCTGAACCCGTCGCCCTGATCGGGCAGGCGCAGCGCCGCCACCAGCGCGTCGAACGCCGCCACGTCGCTTTCCGGCGTCAGATGCACCTTGTGGACCGCCTCGCCCGCGGCGTCGAACACCTGGAGGCTGCGCTTGGTCCCGCGCGCATTCGGTTCCACCACGGCAAATCCATGCCGCCAATGCGCCGGAAACAGGCGCAGACTGACTTCGGCTCCCGTCACCGTCCCGGCATCCTGCCCGATCCGGCAGTCGGGATACTGCCCGGTACGCTCCTGCACGCAGGACTCGTTGCGCGTCAGCGCCAGCGCCTGCCCCAGTGCCGCCACCAGCGGCATCAGCCGGTCGGGGGCGGCGTCGATCCGGGTGATCAGCGGGCCGACATGCGCCGCCAGCAGCGCGGCCTCGGGGATGCCGTGGCTGACCGCGAAATCACGGGCGCGGGGGCGGTGCGCCTTGGCACGGGCACGGCGGATCTCTTCAGGGGTCATCGGCGCGGTCCTTTCCCGGGGTCGGTCTTGCTCCGGGGTAG from Paracoccaceae bacterium Fryx2 includes these protein-coding regions:
- the pgl gene encoding 6-phosphogluconolactonase — protein: MTFLEYPDRELMMLALADTIAGQLGDFLRRDGRASFCVPGGTTPGPIFDTLSGVDLDWGNVAVFLGDERWVPEDSPRSNTRMLRDRLLRGHARAAQLIPLRTDAATPEESLDALAQGLAPHLPISVLLLGMGEDMHTASLFPGADRLAEALAGNAPTLMAMRAEGAGEPRVTLTAPVLRDAMITHILITGPGKRAALERAQGLTPLDAPVKAVLANATVHWAE
- a CDS encoding RidA family protein, whose protein sequence is MTQITRIGTGARMSDAVIYNGTVYLSGQVGTPDTSVTEQTRACLAEVERLLAEAGTDKTRILSAQIWLADIKTFGEMNAVWDAWVAPGHTPARATGEAKLAAPGYKVEVIVVAALA
- a CDS encoding phasin family protein is translated as MLDEAASRRTAIPAPDHALSLKFMAPIGEMNAEWLDGLTQIGCEITSFAADRIREDTAAGQALLHCRSPAQVWQIQAQYLLRALDQYAARTGKLVAMNRDMAARMHDRLKG
- a CDS encoding ChuX/HutX family heme-like substrate-binding protein, whose translation is MTPEEIRRARAKAHRPRARDFAVSHGIPEAALLAAHVGPLITRIDAAPDRLMPLVAALGQALALTRNESCVQERTGQYPDCRIGQDAGTVTGAEVSLRLFPAHWRHGFAVVEPNARGTKRSLQVFDAAGEAVHKVHLTPESDVAAFDALVAALRLPDQGDGFSAEASVAVMPGAAPDAARMLRDGWKDATAQDFDSLLAGLGLTRPAAYRLAGPGLARPLDPAAVTQVLSAVAADGITVQIASGNAGCLQIFEGRVANIVPTGPWINVLDPLFNLHLRTDHLAGVWLVDRPDRNGPSPAIEGFDAAGAAVVRISAAGPEWQALAGALPGLA
- a CDS encoding HlyD family efflux transporter periplasmic adaptor subunit, producing MPTKPRTILVLAIGAALLGGLIHVGFRSDPVPVDLHRVARGPMQVTVDVEGRTRIRDIYEIAAPISGVARRSPVAVGDPVIRGQTVVAVVEPIAPGLLDARSRMQADAAIKEAEAALQVAETDLTRLEQERTHRQTQFERTRTLVTRGVSSLTQLEDAAQDLAIAETAVENARARVGMAHGALARAAAAVIEPDGGPLAGPAACCVTLTAPVDGVVLAVDTISARPVAAGARLATVGDPADLVIVADLLSSDAVRLPARAGAVVERWGGEPALSALLHHVEPTARTHVSALGIEEQRVDALFDMTSPPQDRPGLGDGFSVFLRIIEWQGDHVLQVPLSATFRDGGAWSVFVVAEGRAWLRPVTLGRRNARFAAVTGGLTEGDLVVTHPGDALADGVRVAERDAG
- a CDS encoding cytochrome c produces the protein MRRISGLVVAAGLLAGQTAAQDADKGRDLYLRHCASCHGEAGQGNGPMAPTLTLQPPDLTALTERNNGVFPTVRVVMRIDGREPLVAHGSPMPVYGPFFEGIFAAMKAPDGMPIITSQPVVDLVAWLESVQK
- a CDS encoding AAA family ATPase produces the protein MQPQAPDTQSEVTAFLQSAAAWPGGAPVSHIETHGAHVFLSGTDAIKIKRAVRYDYMDLSTLARREAMLRRELALNRDAAPMIYRDVVAITRDKGGRLGIAGEGEAVEWALRMHRFPAECELTAIAERGGLTDAIVADLGRVIAAYHAQAPKRDLPGDRLIEDILAELARVFAGFGAEVGEGAIAAFLDAARGSLETLRPTLRARTGAGDVRRVHGDLHLRNIVLLDGQPVLFDALEFDETLGTCDVLYDLAFLVMDLWHRDLRAQANGVLSAWLLHAGGRQDAGLVTLPLFLAVRAAIRAMVTLQTDRATQAAGTGTPEARRYLAEAVAALAPARPCLIAIGGVSGTGKTVLARGVAPLAGACPGAVHLRSDTLRKAGDAAPQYDPGARAAVYAAMLARARTILSARQSVVLDATFLDPEQRAAARSLAQSLGLPFHGLWLAAPEATLLARVGARQGDASDADAPVVRAQLAGQPAAPDWTQIDASRTPEATAAAARAALAAVLPGAVVTTDALD
- the zwf gene encoding glucose-6-phosphate dehydrogenase, whose translation is MVSRVIPVDPFDLVIFGGTGDLAQRKILPGLYRRYRAGQMTDDCTIIGAARSELDSAAFRDQVRASIHQYVKADKHDDALIAAFLDRIQYVAIDATGEGGWATLKALLREGMVHVFYFSVAPSLFGDLAERLHAHGIAHGESRIVVEKPFGRDLASARALNGVLAQHFREDQIYRIDHYLGKETVQNLMAVRFANILFEPLWKSEYVDHVQITVAETVGVDGRGAYYDKSGAMRDMVQNHMMQLLCLIAMEPPYHFDPNAVRDEKLKVIRALDAVRPEDIVRGQYLAGGGQAGYIEHSENPSSRTESYIALKLSISNWRWKGTPFYLRTGKRLRARESEIVITFREPPHSIFDDAEGWRENVLVIRLQPNEGMNLKVMIKEPGPGGMRLVQVPLDMSFAEALGEDGADIPDAYERLIMDVVRGNQTLFMRGDEVEAAWAWTDPVIAGWESRGDRPHTYDPGTSGPEDALMLLHRDGRRWREIRE
- the pgi gene encoding glucose-6-phosphate isomerase, which codes for MTTVSGDGDAVWAALAARHDAVKERPILDLFADPGRAQAFSARLDDLLFDFSKTNIDAETLDLLVQLAEGAGVASHREAMFAGAKINQTEGRSVLHTALRNLDASVVVDGQDVMPEVRTTHARMQTFAADVREGRVVGQGGAISDVVNIGIGGSDLGPAMAVTALAPYGDGPRCHFVSNVDGAHVHDVLRGLNPETTLVLVASKTFTTIETMTNAATARSWMAGRVGDPAAQFAAVSTAADKTAAFGIPPERVFGFGDWVGGRYSVWGPVGLSLMIAIGPDAFDDFLRGGAEIDAHFRSAPFGQNLPVLLALVGLWHNQICGHATRAVLPYDQRLSRLPAYLQQLEMESNGKRVGMDGRDLARHSGPVVWGEPGTNGQHAFYQLIHQGTRPVPCEFLLAREGHEPDLAHQHRLLIANCLAQSEALLRGRSLAEATELMAARGLNGAECDRQARHRVFPGNRPSTTLLYPKLTPAVLGRIIALYEHRVFVEGVILGLNSFDQWGVELGKELAVALLPILEGQASAAGKDGSTQMLLDYLTASA